The Gigantopelta aegis isolate Gae_Host chromosome 3, Gae_host_genome, whole genome shotgun sequence genome segment GTAAAAGATAACTGATGAACTGGCATAGGCCTAGTAGAGTATAATGCTAAAAcgtataaaaacatattacatgtattaagttttaaactcatACCAACTCTAATACCATTttacgaaaaagaaaaaaaaaaaatggaaataaaaaaagattctTAACAAATGATCATTAGTATAGATTAAAGCTCAATTCTACTATAGGAGTGAGGACAAAATGCTAAAAGAGCCAAGGTATGCAGTGTCACTTGAAGTCATACGCGTACGAAACAaggggcaaaaaccagcctgtgcaccccccccccccccccccaccaccccctacaaaaatgggagcccgtacgcctatgcttgAACTAATCGACAATTTAGTACACAAAGACTAAAGGCAGAATTGCGGGTACAGACTAAAGACAGAATTGAGGGTGCTCAACCGTGGCTGTTCCATGAGTCGCCTTCATCcctgtattatttaaaaagggatatttaacctatgcagtttgatggcatttttaaattttgactgagattggggtgttttttttgggttttttgttttgtgagtTAATATGGGTTTGAAAcgtaaaacattgtaatatgtttaacGTCAAGTTTAACGccaattattatacatgtatgtatactgaacaaaataagaaacttccgctaactttgcttgaacataacttgatgaaaacaaaccgggggaataattgttatatatgcgtttaaagagtgttccatgatgcatcgtttggtgcaaaaatcatggccataggttaacagaaactgggagaaattttgaccaagtgtggtaggggttaaaaaagacccccacccacttaataacgggtatggccacctcttgaattgaccactgcagtgcatcgcaggcgcatagaattgactaaagtgttaatttctgcctgtggaatattgttccattcctgaatgagcgcttgacgaagttcgcctcaatcgtctgtccagactatcccagacattcTCGATGGGGTTgtgatcaggacttttagcggaccagtcatcaatgaaatcaatgttatttgtcctaagaaaatttacagtgtctctagctgtatgagaggtggcattatcatgctgaaaaatcgagatgttggcgttgttatggaaaaGAGGAATGACGTCATGAGCGaaaatgtcatcgcggtaacgttgagcatataaattgccatcaatgacgactagtggtgaacgataaccatgggcaatggctgcccagaccatgacagaacccccacccccgaaacgatctcattcaagaacacaacagtcagcatagcgttcatttctcctacggtagacgcgcaccctgccatcaccacgttgtaaagaaaatctggattcatccgaaaaaagaacggcattccagcgtcgccgtatccaacgagtgtgtacacgtgcccaattaagacgatttagacgatgacgttgcgttaaaaggcatccgacgtaaggacgtcgtgcatgtaaaccattctcccgcagacgattacgaacagtttgtccactgattcggttattataagccaggtgtgttagcagcagtagcagtggcagtttggaatcgattgcgcaaatgcgtgttcatgatatagcggtcttgaccacgcgttgtaacacgcggacgtccacgacgtggcaagtcgttggtgcttcctgtcgttcgaagatttcgtatcgctcgactagaactcccagcatgccttgcaacgtcttctgtcgacatgccagcatcaagcatgccaatcgcccgttcgcgtgaattattgggtattcttggcatactaaaaatgctacaatgtaaaaaaacgtaaatctttttacacattttgaagcgttttcgttcacttgacaacaatgtcagtataacaagtaaaacaaattgaccgaatactacacgggtcatgtcgaaccatgcatgcacgtgcaaattgaatttcacgttgtcgacgattaacagtgcaaaaataatcgataaaattcatgaatcctgataatacagctcaaggctaatactacctatataatttcattacacaatgaattctttaacacaacacatactatatgtacaaatgggaattttcttttttggttcagtatatatatatatatatatatatatatatatatatatatatatatatatatactcttcaaaaaaagaaacgcaaaagggtacaaatgggttataactccgattttatgtttcctaccggttcatgctttgtgaatataaggtcattgcatgtcccaaacacattcccacggttacattcgataaaacgcagctactgtacaataaagttccaaatgtgaatattcgcaaaaacgcagccacgtgcaaaccatgtcaccactgcacgtgcgttgtctgcaagtgcaacatgaacaccgacagtataaaagtgcagggtgttcgcttgcctggcctctgtatctggccgacagttgacaatccaggacatgccacgtctcagtgaaccgcagagaaacaatgccatcggccgactagacgcaggcgaatccagaacggccgttgccagggcatccatgtgtccccaagcaccatctccagactgtgggaccgttaccagcaacatggatcaacacgtgacctccctagatccggtcgaccacgggtcactaccccgggcaggaccgctacatccgggtacgccaccttcgggaacgattgactactgccacctccacagccgcagcaataccaggtttgcgcaggatatccgaccagaccgtacggaaccgcctacgtgaggtaggaattcgtgccagacgtccagttcgaggtgtcatcttaacaccacaaacaccgtcgactccgactgcagtggtgccagattcatcgacaatggcctcaactgcgatggagacaggtgtggttcagtgacgagtcccgatttctgctccgacgtcatgatggaagatgtcgcgtgtataggcgtcgtggtgaacgttatgcggcaaactgcgtgcaggaagtggacagattcggcgggggtagtgtcatggtgtgggcagccatctcacacactggcagaactgacctggtccacgtgcagggcaacctgaatgcacagggctacattgaccagatcctccggccacacatcgttccagttatggccaacgccaacgcagtgttccaacatgacaacgccaggctcacacagcacgtctcacaacggctttcctacagaacaacaacattaacgtccttccttggccatcgatatcaccggatttgaacccaattgagcatctatgggacgagttggaccgacgcctccgacagcgacaaccacagccccaggccctgcccgagctggcagcagccttgcaggccgagtgggccaccatcccccgggacgtcatccgtactctggttgcttcaatgggcaggcggtgccaggcagttgtcaacacacgcggaggccacacccggtattgactccagatgaccttgaccttggtggtgtgtcctatcacttactcacaatggactagagtgaattgtgaacaatcctgcaacatttggtaattatcgaactcaccattcaataattaaatcaattctccaaatgttacgacaatgtggttttgcgtttcttcttttgaagagtatatatatatatatatatatatatatatatatatatatatatatatatatatatatatatatatatatagctgtttggtagtaatgttaatatgaataaatgttgttatccagattcgggcattttcgtttaattcgggcaaaaaccagcctgtgCATGAGATGTTatcgggcttcgccagacacctcgacccccacccccctgcaacatttcctgcgcacgcccctgtaACGACAATGTCATAATGTCTTACTCATACAGATAACATCCATGGAGTAAGTTATCGGGTTTCGTGGCTTTTTGAAGTCgtataaattattttctaaataattaatttctcAACTTCTTTAGGttacacttctttctttttttcttctttttttctttctttgttgttgttgtttttgtctatttttgttggggttttatttttcacaattacGATTGATACATGTTGTTGAAACAGTTAATAAGTACACTAACATGGAATAATAACAACACGGGAAAATAAAACAGgaaaaaataatatagtatcttctccagttaaacaaaaaagtGCTCTTTTAAACTtgaaattactaaatattttccGAATCTTTCTAAAGGGGGCAACTACCCCGTTTCTCCCACCTCGGATTAGGTACAGCCCTACTAGAATGCCTTGGTGTAAAATAGGCTGtcttatgaaaaacaaatttaaaaattcaataacCGATACAAGccctttcacacacacacacacacacacacacacacacacacacacacacacacaccaaaaaaaataaaaataaaataaaaacaagggCAAAAGGGCATTGATTAATGACTAATCTGTTTGTCATAAGCGCACGAGACCGAgagctggagcaaatcctcgaattcgggcaaaagcgaTGGAGACATTCAACAAAATGGGCTGGCCTGAAATttgttttaccatgtatttctattattctaCCCACAGTATTAATTGTCATCCACGTAAAAATGCGTAtttattcgtttgcaaccctatattaTAGCTATTTGGTAGTAATATAATGCTAATATgcataaatgttgttatccagattcggccattttcgtttaattcgggcaaaagtcaGTCCGCTCCACCTCACCTCATcccaccccctacaaaaatgggagcccatacgcctatgcTGTTTGTACGCGGAACTATAGCTATATTTAGTCAATCACGATCGAAAGTGGGTTAGGTTGGAAGATATACGTACTATCTACCTACATTTCATGTGTTGGCGGTGTGAACAAAACACCTGATTCTTGGGTCAGTTTAGATCTCAGACTTCTACatcaaagaaaaagaagtaGGCTATACTTAATTTGTCGTATTCAGAATCAGGTAGGTgagctatttatttatttatttatctattttgtttatttattttattttgttttgtttgtttgtttctttttgtttgtttatttgcttcttttataattattatcattattatttatttattttggatacATATTGATCACTGCCACATCATGAAATGGTAAAAACACTGTAAAGGGTATGCGCAAAACACTGTAAAGGGTATGCGCAAAACACTGTAAAGGGTATGCGCAAAACACTGTAAAGGGTATGTTGCGCAGATAAAAGCAACACTGACCACTGCATTTAAAGCTACAATGTTTTCTCCCAAtccatttacaaaatgttaaagtttgtttaacgacaccactagagcacattgatttattaatcattggctattggatgtcaaacatttggtaattctgactcgtagtcgtcagaggaaacccgctaaaataaattctaatgcagaaagggatcttttatatgcactttctcacagacagaaaaacacataccatggcctttgtccagttgttgtgcactggttggaacgagaaaaaatccattcagctgaatggatccaccgaggtggttcgatcctgcgacacaagcacctcaagctcCATTTACGAATGCAAAAGAAACTCACAACTACAGTTTAAATAAAAGACCTGTTTTTTCCCTTCTTTTACCAACTGCCTAGATCTATGCAACAAACAAATTTCGTTACAGCTTCATAATAATAACAGGAGTACCAGTTAGATACACGATTCGCCCGCCTGGAGTTTGATAGAAAACCACACAAATTGTTGAATGTGTTATATGAATTGGtaaggaagatatggcccgGACAAGGATTTTCGTTTAATGCACAGTAATACGTGAAAAGTagttcacagtgacctagttatggtacgcgGCAGACCGCCGCCCCAAATTGTACCTGCATTACAGGTTTGATGATTCtatatgaattaataaaaaagataTGTCCAGGAAACAAAACGTTTACGGACGGATGTACCGACTTACGTACGGACgaacaacgccataccataatacaacccgTCAAATAGACCCCATAGTGAACCTTTAAGAGCTGTCATGCAACAGTACTAATGTATTAATATCGCTGAAATAATACCAAATCATAAACAATACAGGTGATCTcttgtgtatttttgttcttCAGTCTTTCGACATCCCATCAAAcactttctttcattcattcattcattcattcattcattcatccatcagtTAATTTTCCAATTCTTTCATTCATCTAAAATATTATTCATGTATCTACCAATCCTTTCCAACAATCTACTCGGTGGTACTTATTCAAGTAATAATGAATCTTAGCGTTTGACTAGAAATTTCTTTAATATCATTATAGAAACAAAATGAAGTTCCTAATCCTGCTGCTGGCATTTTCCGTAGCTTATGGGTAAGTATATTTACGAAACTAATGGCATTTGCAgcattattatcaaataccatcTTATAAATTTCTTCACAACGAACAAGCTGTATTTTACATATACGATTACGTGcggacagagagagggagagagagagagagagagagagagagagagagagagagagagagagagagagagagagagacagacagacagacagagagagagacagacacagacacacacacacacacagagcgagagagagagacagagacagacagacagacagagagagagacagacagacagacacatacagagagacagacacacacacacagagagagagagagagagagagagagagagagagagagagagacagagagagagagacagagacagacagacagacagagagagagacagacacatacagagagacagacacagacacacacacacacacacacacagagagagcgagagcgagagagacagacagacagacagagagaaacagacacatacagagagacagacacacacacacacacacacacacagagagagagagagagagagagagagagagagagagagagagagagagagagagagagacagacagacagacagagagagacagacagacagagagagacagacacatacagagaaacagacacagacacacacacacagagagagagagagaggatgggTATACAGACTGATTTAGCCTACTCAAGGTTTACTGAAATATGCTTTCAAAATGTACAAACTACGAACTACGATCCCAGTCTTAAACAATGACCCACGTCGTCGCTTGTTCCAGGTCGATCTGTTGAATTATATCCACCACGCACTTAATGGGATCCTGGATTCCTCTTTTCACAGAATAAACAAACAGATCttagaattaaaaaatgtcTCCTTTTAAATCAGCTATTCTACCTCATCCCTATGCCAAGCCCCAACCCCAGCTCAACCCCCAGTTTCTGCTTCGACGACCCtggaatatataataaaataaatgtatctttCAACTTCTGATAAATTACAGCCAGCTTCCATTTACGTGTATCCATGACAACCACGACAAACGTACGACGGAACACGTGATCCACATGGTGCTCACGGACATGGACCACGACGATGACGGCAAGATCACCGCCATCGAAGTGATGGGCACCTTCATCGTCGACTTCGACAGAAACCCGTGTACGTATTAACAGCCCCCAGAGTCGTCAACTTAAAGGTCATTTATTGACGGTGTCCTTTCTTTGACTTCGATATAACCATGTCTCAAATGTTATCCATATTTtgatttatatatgtgtgtatgtacacacatacatacatacatacatacatacgtatacatacatacgtatacatacatacatacgtacgtatacatacatacatgcatatatacatacattctattgggaaggaaggatggaaatgtcttatttaacgacgcactcaacacattttatttatggtcatatggcgtcggacatatggtcaagaaccacacagatattgagggaggaaacctgcagtcgccactttatgggctactctttttgattagcagcaagggatcttttatatgcaccatcccacagacaggataacacataccacggcctttgatataccagtcgtggtgcactggctggagcgagaaatagcccaatggatccaccgacagggatcgatcccagaccgacgcgcatcaagcgaacgctttaccactgggctacgtctcgcccctcattCTATTGAGTGTCAGACAAAGATATATGTACTAACGAACGTCGATACAAAAAATTTGCCAAAATAGTGAATGTAGCTCTGGGTGAAAATTCAATGAATTTTAAAAGatgtaattgtattattttaatttttaatttcatcatTATAATGGTTTTAGATTATATGCAATACatgaatgaacgtttaacgATATCCGGAACAAAGTTAACATCAATTAAAGAACGAActataaataacataaaaatagacaaattttgaacaaaatgatcaaactaacaaaaaaaacacctacatagaattttttaaaaagtataaatgtttttactgAACTCATAAAACGTTTAAGAGACActcatagatagatagatagatagataaactTTGAGCATCATAATTTTTAGATCGACAAGAATATAATACATGacgtgaaacctctcaaaaccggaccctctgtaaaccgtaATTCCTCCAAAACCGggcatttttcatggtccttttttaaaactcagtacaaaaaataacctctctaaaccggatacctcttaaaccggacattttacttggtcccgagggtgtccggtttagaggggtttcaatGTATTATATTCTTGTCGATCTCGAAAAATTATGATACTCAAAGTACTCAATGTTTTAACAAGTGGATCAAAGAATCGACCATGACGAATTCGTGAAGCGCTGGGAGGCTCATTACCGAGATATCCGCCATTTCGCCACGTACCTGTTCCTACACCTCGACACCAACAACGACCACTACATCACTACTGCAGATGTCAGCAACATTCTCCTCGATATGGACTGTAAGTGAACTTTTTTTAAGCAGCATTATTTGcattattgtacaattttacttttttttttatcattaaacaaaagtttATGATGTAAACAgccattaaaatgattaaaagaaatttgtAAAATAAGCAGGAGATAACCAAAATGTCcttctaaaaaacaaacaaaaaaccaccccacaacaacaataacccccccccccccccccccccccatgccccATAAGATTGTTCTTTATTGTTTCAATTTTTATAAGCAACCATCTTGAATTTTACCTCCAAAAGCTATCAAGGTTATTTTTTCTAACAGACATCAATGAATCAATTAGTCGTTCGATCGATCGACCAGTCACTCATTTGACCTATGCTTATATCCCCTGACGTTTCAAGTATATCTGTCTTGGGCATATTGTCTAAGTCCTTGAAGAATTGTGGACTACATAGCtcagttaaatgtattaataatgtctGTTGTCCTACAGATGATCGTGACGGCACGGTGACTGCCATGGAATTCAAGGAATGGCTGCGTGACGTAAGTGTTAATAACTTATAAGGAAATACCcatacacacgcatgcacacactactAACACGCACAATGgggaagagagatagagacagagacagagacagagacagagagagagagagggagggagagagagagagagagagagagagagagagagagagagagagagagagagagggggggggggggatgggaaAGAGAGTTAGTGTTTACACGGTGTGCTCAATGCAactatttctatattttcagcTCTACACCAACTGCCGAATTCACAACTAACCaactgaaattaataaaacttaataaataacaCTGTCAAGTCATGTTATAGTATATGGACAACAGCTGACCATTATCATTATTGCAATAGACTGTAGAATTATTCCTCACCAATAAACCCTATTtccagttccaaccagtgttcacTGTAGCGCTAGTATTTTTGTGATAGTGTGGGCATACAACACCCATtgtcttgctactaatcgaataAGTCTACATATCCTACCATATAATAACAGCAGTTTTCTCTCTAACAGTTAAACACAATTTCACCTGTCTAACCAATATTCTGCGGAGTCaattttagcattatttttctcagaaaACGTTATGAATATCAATATAatgataatgtttgtttaacaacagcactagagtaaattgattaattaattaatcatctgttattgaatttcagacatttggtaattctgacatgtagtctttatGGGGAAACCCGCAAGATTTTTGTAAGCAGTAAGACAACACTTGccaccatagcctttgatacatAAGGCTGGGACGGGAAAAaacccaataggtccaccgaggAGGTGGATTAATCCTGAAATCTAGTATAGTTCTGTCAATGTCCTATTttggagtatatatatatatatataaaaaggtgTTCATCCTAAACCGTGGGTCTTACGGTAtctttggttttaaaaaaaatcggCTTATTGTACAGTCtggtgttaaaacaaactttcaagaCCCACTGCGCTAGACTGCCACATCATCAAAGTGAGTTACAGTCGTAGCAGAAACATATGTGGAAGTTCTTCTGTCCTGCCTGTCTAGACCTAATATTTGTTTGTAGGCCATTCtaaagttaatatttataaCTCCGTATATGAAGAAGTTTACCGCAGAGCTGCACAGGTCGAATATGGACAGGATCCTGAAGACGAACACATTTCTCGTCTGCTTCGTGAACGTGTTGTAGAAGTAGTACGTCAGGTGAGGAAGCCAGAACACGAGCGAGCTCACGTACACCACGCACATCAGTCTGCACCTCACGGACGAAATCTGCTGCTTCAACTGCTGCCCGCTCAAAACGTTTGAAAACTTCTGGCGCCGAAACACTGCCACCAATACTCGCACAAATGCCACGAACCCCAGGAGCAAAACTGCCACACCAACGACAATGAGAGTCCTTAAGTAGACCTTTGGAAAAACTGAAGGCGCGTAACAGTCTTGGCCGTTGTAGTGGTCCAGTCCGGACAGGAATGGGAGATTGAGACAGAAGATGGCCGCAAAGACGCACAGACTGATAACAACAGAACACCTGGTCGTCATGCAGGTCTGGTAGTGCGTTGGGAACTGGATTGCGTATCCACGTTCAGTGGACAGCATCGATATGCCGATCACGGCGCAAGATGCCGAGAAATGTACGACGAAGATGTACACGATGCACGCCGCCCTCGACGCGAACATGCTCGGCCACGTGATGTGCACGAATCTCGTGGGTGTGTAGACGATGCCCATGATGAGATCCGCCACTGCCAGACTCGCGATCGCAACCCCGGTGGGACTCCGGAGTCTTTTGAATCGACAGACTGCGACTAGTGTTAAGGAATTCCCCACAGCAATGATAACAATTAGGGCAGCGTCCACGACAGTTAATACGATATCGGTGACGTCGAAAACACCCTCGACTCCGTCAGTTTTGTTTTCGGATGTTTGGTTCATGTTTCCAGTTTGATACGAATAAGTTCTTAGGTCATAACGAAAGGTgttaagactatatatacacgtatgtgAGAACAGGTGCCTTTGAGCTTAAGGCTCTTAAGGCTCACCGACAAGCGAAAACACCCTCGACTCCGTCAGTTTTGTTTTCGAATGTTTGGTTCATGTTTTTAGTTTGACACGAAAAAGTTCCTAAGTCATAAAGAAAGGTGTTAAGGCTATTTATATATGTGAGAACTCGTGCCTCTGGGCTTAATGCTTTCGCAGAGCTAATTAGGGCGAATTTATACGATCAGCAgaattaagtacatgtatttatcaataACTTTACTATAAGAAAAATACACTGTAGCAGGGCCCTACCTAGTCTTAAATAAATGGGGTgataaaaaagtgttttgtttaatgacacc includes the following:
- the LOC121368766 gene encoding growth hormone secretagogue receptor type 1-like, with protein sequence MNQTSENKTDGVEGVFDVTDIVLTVVDAALIVIIAVGNSLTLVAVCRFKRLRSPTGVAIASLAVADLIMGIVYTPTRFVHITWPSMFASRAACIVYIFVVHFSASCAVIGISMLSTERGYAIQFPTHYQTCMTTRCSVVISLCVFAAIFCLNLPFLSGLDHYNGQDCYAPSVFPKVYLRTLIVVGVAVLLLGFVAFVRVLVAVFRRQKFSNVLSGQQLKQQISSVRCRLMCVVYVSSLVFWLPHLTYYFYNTFTKQTRNVFVFRILSIFDLCSSAVNFFIYGVININFRMAYKQILGLDRQDRRTSTYVSATTVTHFDDVAV
- the LOC121391542 gene encoding uncharacterized protein LOC121391542, producing MKFLILLLAFSVAYGQLPFTCIHDNHDKRTTEHVIHMVLTDMDHDDDGKITAIEVMGTFIVDFDRNPLDQRIDHDEFVKRWEAHYRDIRHFATYLFLHLDTNNDHYITTADVSNILLDMDYDRDGTVTAMEFKEWLRDLYTNCRIHN